Proteins encoded by one window of Cylindrospermum stagnale PCC 7417:
- the clpS gene encoding ATP-dependent Clp protease adapter ClpS, translating to MVIRLSVVDIYGMATAPTKAPERSSQVTRKPYPNYKVIVLNDDFNTFQHVAECLLKYIPGMSGDRAWDLTNQIHYEGQAIVWVGPQETAELYHQQLRRAGLTMAPLEAA from the coding sequence ATGGTTATAAGACTTTCAGTAGTAGATATTTACGGGATGGCTACAGCACCAACTAAAGCCCCTGAACGGTCTAGCCAAGTTACCCGTAAACCTTACCCGAATTACAAAGTGATTGTATTGAATGACGATTTCAATACATTTCAGCACGTCGCCGAGTGTTTGCTTAAGTATATTCCGGGAATGAGTGGCGATCGCGCTTGGGATCTCACTAACCAGATACACTATGAAGGTCAAGCGATCGTTTGGGTCGGTCCACAAGAAACTGCGGAACTGTACCACCAACAGCTGCGTCGAGCAGGTTTGACAATGGCACCTCTGGAAGCAGCTTAA
- a CDS encoding FAD-dependent oxidoreductase yields the protein MQRRRTKAYRPKAFISLSLIATFIAPLATTAAPLIPPNKTVNCEILAVGAGLSGVATAYEGLLAGRTVCLTEITDWLGGQISSQGTSALDERPTQRSRQFYSRGYLELRDRIKRKYGKFNPGDCWVSDSCFLPRDAHTILTEMLKDAEKKGNGKLQWFPNTVIKDLAISADGKIINSAIAIQHQPVKGAPPLNTSPLSQTIEDAYRYENSSRFNKNIIRFVPKPVKNKTANWYVVDTSETGEIIALADVPYRLGIDARSYLEPSASSTTNDPYCTQGFTYTFAMESTKEPQQQAMPSFYPQYAPYFSYELKRLANFDLVFTYRRIWSPKQGTPAAFGGVKFSTPTPGDISMQNWTWGNDYRPGTPQDNLIYSRQQLQSSGQLKPGGWMGGLRSETLRKGEENALSYFYWLFAGTTDSQLGNGVKQPQLNNRYLSGLKSPMGTVHGLSKYPYMREGRRIIGRPSWGQPEGFSIWEIDISRRNYNDEYYAKTLPADMYRSLKASLAGLEATSVISGQTSPDKALRRTRSTIFPDAVGIGHYAIDFHPCMTNSPAEAPGNTERAGERRGAGQAYPFQIALRAMIPQKIDNLIVGGKSIATSHIASAAYRVHSFEWSAGAAAGTVAAFAIKNAIAPYSLVDNLPKPEPQLQALKRLLEQNGNPTAFPDTSIFNENWDDWR from the coding sequence ATGCAGCGCAGACGGACAAAGGCTTATCGCCCAAAAGCATTTATCAGCCTTAGCTTAATCGCTACCTTCATCGCACCATTAGCCACTACAGCCGCCCCACTCATACCCCCAAACAAAACCGTCAACTGTGAAATTTTAGCTGTCGGTGCAGGATTATCTGGTGTTGCTACGGCTTACGAAGGTTTACTCGCAGGACGCACCGTTTGCTTAACGGAAATTACCGACTGGTTGGGCGGTCAAATTTCCTCACAAGGGACATCTGCGTTAGACGAACGCCCAACCCAGCGGAGTCGGCAATTTTATTCTCGCGGTTATTTGGAATTGCGCGATCGCATCAAGCGCAAATATGGTAAATTCAACCCCGGTGATTGTTGGGTAAGCGACTCTTGCTTTCTACCGCGCGATGCTCACACCATTCTCACCGAAATGCTCAAAGATGCCGAAAAAAAAGGCAATGGTAAATTGCAATGGTTTCCCAACACCGTAATTAAAGACTTAGCAATTAGTGCAGATGGTAAAATCATCAATAGTGCGATCGCCATTCAGCATCAACCAGTTAAAGGCGCACCACCCCTCAACACTTCTCCTTTATCTCAAACCATCGAAGACGCTTATCGCTACGAAAACTCGTCTCGGTTTAACAAAAATATTATCCGCTTCGTCCCCAAGCCAGTTAAAAACAAAACCGCTAATTGGTACGTTGTCGACACCAGCGAAACCGGGGAAATTATCGCCCTAGCTGATGTCCCTTACCGACTAGGCATTGATGCCCGTTCTTACCTAGAACCTTCCGCTTCTAGCACCACAAATGACCCCTATTGCACCCAAGGCTTTACTTACACCTTTGCAATGGAGTCCACAAAGGAACCGCAACAGCAGGCAATGCCGTCATTTTATCCCCAATACGCGCCATATTTCAGCTATGAATTAAAGCGACTGGCGAACTTTGATTTAGTCTTCACCTACCGCCGGATATGGAGTCCTAAACAGGGGACACCAGCAGCATTTGGGGGCGTTAAGTTTAGTACCCCGACGCCTGGAGATATCTCGATGCAAAACTGGACTTGGGGTAACGACTACCGTCCAGGAACTCCCCAAGATAATCTAATTTACTCTCGTCAACAGTTGCAGTCCTCTGGACAGTTAAAACCTGGGGGTTGGATGGGGGGACTGAGAAGCGAAACCCTCCGCAAAGGTGAAGAAAATGCTCTTTCCTATTTTTATTGGCTGTTCGCTGGAACTACAGACTCCCAATTAGGAAATGGTGTGAAGCAACCGCAACTAAATAACCGCTACTTATCAGGGTTAAAATCTCCGATGGGGACGGTGCATGGTTTATCGAAATACCCCTATATGCGGGAAGGACGCCGGATTATTGGCCGCCCTAGTTGGGGACAACCAGAGGGTTTTAGTATCTGGGAAATTGATATATCTCGCCGTAACTATAATGATGAGTATTATGCTAAAACTCTGCCAGCAGATATGTATCGCAGCTTAAAAGCATCACTGGCAGGTTTAGAGGCGACATCGGTAATTTCCGGTCAAACATCACCAGATAAAGCTTTGCGGCGGACTCGTTCTACTATTTTCCCTGATGCTGTGGGTATTGGTCACTACGCCATAGATTTTCATCCTTGCATGACGAACAGCCCAGCAGAAGCCCCTGGTAATACAGAACGTGCAGGTGAAAGGCGTGGTGCAGGACAAGCTTATCCTTTTCAAATTGCTTTAAGAGCAATGATTCCCCAAAAAATAGATAATTTAATTGTGGGGGGTAAAAGCATTGCGACTAGTCACATTGCCTCTGCGGCTTATCGGGTACACTCTTTTGAATGGTCTGCTGGGGCGGCGGCGGGAACTGTAGCTGCTTTTGCTATTAAAAACGCGATCGCACCCTACTCCTTGGTAGATAATTTACCTAAGCCAGAACCACAATTGCAAGCTCTCAAACGTCTGTTAGAGCAAAATGGTAATCCGACTGCTTTCCCCGATACTTCTATCTTTAACGAAAATTGGGATGATTGGCGGTAG